One genomic window of Ilyobacter polytropus DSM 2926 includes the following:
- the rpiB gene encoding ribose 5-phosphate isomerase B encodes MIIALGADHGGFELKEKIKEHLIEKGHEILDLGAHSKESVDYPEFGRAVGEAVLDKKAECGIIVCGTGIGISIAANRIKGVRAALCTDTTMAKLTRQHNDANVLALGARIIGDVLALDILDTFLSTEFEGGRHAVRIGKLEEKNCKCGCNH; translated from the coding sequence ATGATAATAGCATTAGGAGCAGACCACGGAGGATTTGAGCTTAAGGAAAAGATTAAAGAACATCTGATTGAAAAAGGACACGAGATACTAGACCTAGGGGCTCACTCGAAAGAGTCAGTGGACTATCCAGAATTTGGAAGAGCAGTAGGAGAAGCAGTTCTTGATAAAAAAGCAGAGTGCGGAATCATAGTTTGTGGTACTGGTATAGGAATCTCAATAGCAGCCAACAGAATTAAGGGTGTTAGAGCGGCTCTATGTACAGATACCACAATGGCAAAACTTACAAGGCAACACAATGATGCCAATGTCCTAGCGCTAGGAGCGAGAATAATTGGAGATGTACTGGCACTGGATATACTAGATACTTTCCTTTCTACAGAATTTGAAGGTGGAAGACATGCAGTCAGAATAGGTAAATTAGAAGAGAAAAATTGTAAATGTGGATGTAATCATTAA
- a CDS encoding class I SAM-dependent methyltransferase, protein MTIDYYNNNAEDFFYNTVEADMNEAYKQFLSYFNNGDFILDLGCGSGRDSKYFLDKGYNVTSVDLSDELIERASKFIKQKVLKLDMLKMKFENDFDGIWACASILHIPKNKVSKVLSNCFKALRENGVLYASFKYGDFEEVRNGRFFNYYDEASIKKVVENSEFILEKIWITRDVRLGRENEKWLNIILKK, encoded by the coding sequence ATGACTATTGATTATTACAACAATAATGCTGAAGATTTTTTTTATAATACAGTTGAAGCTGATATGAATGAAGCATATAAACAATTTTTATCTTATTTTAATAATGGAGATTTTATTCTTGATTTAGGCTGCGGAAGTGGTCGTGACAGCAAATATTTTTTAGATAAAGGGTATAATGTTACCTCTGTTGATTTATCTGATGAGTTAATTGAAAGAGCATCAAAATTTATAAAACAAAAAGTCTTAAAATTAGATATGCTTAAAATGAAATTTGAAAATGACTTTGATGGAATCTGGGCCTGTGCCTCTATACTGCACATTCCTAAAAATAAAGTTTCTAAAGTCTTGTCCAATTGCTTCAAAGCCTTGAGGGAAAATGGTGTGTTATATGCTAGTTTTAAATATGGAGATTTTGAAGAAGTTAGAAATGGGAGATTTTTCAATTATTATGATGAAGCTAGTATAAAAAAAGTTGTTGAAAATTCAGAATTTATTTTAGAGAAGATTTGGATTACTAGAGATGTTAGACTTGGAAGAGAAAATGAAAAATGGCTCAATATTATATTAAAAAAATAA
- a CDS encoding calcium/sodium antiporter yields MQNLIFLLIGFIPLIYGANFLVDGSSSLAKKFNIPNIVIGLTVVAFGTSAPELIVNVFSSLQKTSDITMGNIIGSNIFNIAVILGVTSVLKNLNVKTSTTWKEIPMALMAVVLVVIMINDVTIDKNKISELSRIDGMVLISFFIIFLSYTLSIVKSGKSEEKIEIKEYTVLKSSMLTILGFAMLVIGGKVIVIFAVKLAKSMDISERIIGLTIVSMGTSLPELATSISAALKNNVDIAIGNVVGSNIFNILFVLGISSIIYPIPLLDGVNLDIALNISLNLLLFLFVFSGKGRKVERWEGIFFIMIYILYLAYLIY; encoded by the coding sequence ATGCAAAATTTAATATTTTTATTGATCGGTTTTATTCCATTGATTTACGGTGCAAATTTCCTTGTAGACGGTTCTTCTTCCCTAGCCAAAAAGTTTAACATACCCAATATTGTTATTGGTCTTACAGTAGTTGCATTTGGTACCTCAGCTCCAGAATTAATTGTGAATGTGTTTAGCTCTTTGCAAAAGACCAGTGATATAACCATGGGAAACATCATAGGAAGTAACATATTTAATATTGCTGTGATACTCGGGGTAACCTCTGTTTTAAAAAATCTTAATGTAAAGACGAGTACCACCTGGAAAGAGATACCTATGGCTTTAATGGCTGTTGTTTTAGTGGTTATAATGATTAACGATGTTACGATAGATAAAAACAAAATTTCAGAACTTTCAAGAATAGATGGTATGGTGCTAATATCTTTTTTTATAATATTTTTATCTTATACACTCTCTATTGTAAAATCTGGCAAGTCTGAGGAAAAGATAGAAATAAAAGAATACACTGTCTTAAAATCTTCCATGTTAACTATACTGGGTTTTGCAATGCTGGTAATAGGAGGGAAGGTCATCGTAATATTTGCAGTTAAACTTGCAAAATCCATGGATATATCAGAAAGGATAATAGGCCTAACTATAGTTTCTATGGGAACTTCTCTACCAGAACTAGCGACCTCCATCTCTGCTGCATTAAAAAATAACGTTGATATAGCTATCGGAAATGTAGTTGGGTCAAATATTTTTAATATATTATTTGTTTTGGGGATATCTTCAATTATCTATCCCATACCACTTTTAGATGGGGTAAATTTAGACATAGCTTTAAATATATCCTTGAATCTTCTTTTATTTTTATTCGTATTTTCAGGAAAGGGAAGAAAGGTAGAGAGATGGGAAGGTATCTTTTTTATAATGATTTATATACTCTACTTGGCATATCTTATTTATTGA
- a CDS encoding homoserine dehydrogenase NAD-binding protein, with protein MKEIRLGILGFGSIGKSLVNIIQENHTRIMKEYGIDLIIKRIYSEEKETIKEYKSKGLFITDNMEEVIFGERIDIVCEALEEKEAEFVNKHIIRTFKGKRPMIISSSKALASDIKEVIKAMSDNKVDIRYDACVGGGIPVAKVLETAFTGDKIIGIGGIFSDVKTSYYSISEDEKNTSFNFIDYETMSQLVILALYGMNTVIDLKNMKIDPVSIPDEADIKGCKQLGYAVKEMGILHKINNDLFYYIGAVAVNTKDILANISQKDCLIFLEGEKYGKLEFLSQNMGEIQTALAMFDDLINLLTLKRNKNPVKIDINEMPPKKKLDGKYIFSIPWYDGIKEFITAISLEDNIPIENMFKLEKRLFLETKKVSWDIKEEFTRHLMEEGVQIKIAIPVFS; from the coding sequence TTGAAAGAAATAAGGCTAGGAATCCTTGGTTTCGGATCTATAGGTAAATCACTGGTAAATATAATACAGGAAAATCATACACGAATAATGAAAGAATATGGTATCGATCTTATAATAAAGAGAATTTACAGTGAAGAAAAAGAGACGATAAAAGAATATAAATCAAAAGGTTTATTTATAACTGATAATATGGAAGAGGTTATTTTCGGAGAACGAATCGACATTGTCTGTGAGGCTCTAGAAGAAAAAGAAGCTGAATTTGTCAATAAACATATAATAAGAACTTTCAAGGGGAAGAGACCTATGATTATCTCTAGCAGTAAGGCTCTGGCATCAGATATAAAAGAGGTCATAAAGGCCATGTCTGACAACAAGGTGGATATAAGGTACGATGCCTGTGTAGGCGGTGGAATTCCTGTGGCAAAAGTTTTGGAGACTGCTTTTACCGGAGATAAAATAATCGGTATAGGGGGAATTTTCAGTGATGTAAAAACAAGCTATTATTCCATCTCTGAAGATGAAAAAAATACATCTTTTAATTTTATAGATTACGAAACTATGAGCCAGCTTGTAATCCTTGCTCTTTACGGTATGAATACTGTCATAGATTTAAAAAATATGAAAATAGACCCTGTTTCTATTCCTGATGAAGCAGATATTAAAGGGTGCAAACAACTAGGGTATGCTGTAAAAGAAATGGGTATTTTACATAAAATCAATAATGACTTATTTTATTATATCGGAGCTGTGGCAGTTAATACTAAGGATATTTTGGCAAATATATCACAAAAAGATTGTCTGATTTTTTTAGAGGGTGAAAAATACGGAAAACTGGAATTTCTTAGTCAAAATATGGGTGAAATACAGACAGCTTTAGCTATGTTTGACGATCTGATAAATCTTCTAACTCTTAAAAGAAATAAAAACCCTGTAAAAATAGATATTAATGAGATGCCTCCTAAAAAGAAACTGGACGGCAAATATATATTCAGCATTCCATGGTATGACGGAATAAAAGAGTTTATAACAGCAATTTCTTTGGAAGATAATATTCCCATAGAAAATATGTTTAAATTGGAAAAAAGACTGTTTTTAGAAACTAAAAAAGTATCTTGGGATATTAAAGAAGAATTTACAAGACACCTCATGGAAGAAGGTGTCCAAATAAAAATTGCAATTCCTGTATTTTCTTAA
- a CDS encoding DEAD/DEAH box helicase family protein — translation MNLITNQSKNMYQTLSECIGKAKKIYINVSFIRDSGIKLLINELENAKSRNCEIKILTSNYMNITEPNALYRLSSLQKIKLFKNDNNTSFHPKAYIFEYSDTEGDVFIGSSNVSYSALVDGVEWNYNLKKTENKNSFEQIVEHFKELYEKNSFDLTIEWLRKYEKEFVNNPNISFDILPSSKVLEPIKFQIPALYELSATREEGFKKAMVIVATGLGKTFLSAFDSLNFKKILFIAHREEILIQAMESFQNVHSKEKAYGFFKGDTKDKDKDIIFASVSTLGKNGYLNENYFDKDYFDYIVVDEFHHADSPTYRKIIEYFEPQFLLGLTATPDRADNGDIYELCDYNIAYECNLKTGINNGWLVPFEYFGIYDEIKYDTIPWRSGKYDLNILENRLMVKERAEQIYEKYIFYKNKRTVAFCASVNHCKFMNNFFKNKNINCDFIVGEISSKSRTEILDKFKNGKLDLLFVVDVFNEGVDIPSIDTVMFLRPTTSYTIFIQQLGRGLRTSESKTKLRVLDFVGNYKGAILKPLFLSGDYKPSEKESKIISPLDVNLPSGCSVNFDLKYIDYFNSVKEKSEPLKEKLKNEYFRIKSEIEKKPTILDVYTHGNYPIKIYLTEFKSWLNFLKYVGDLSDQEKNWLDNNIHDFLMMLEKTKMTKSYKMPILLSFISNDKIVKSVSIKDLEKNFKSFYDNRIHLKDLNNKNNKNLTNWSSKKLRSHILGNPVNALIKSSSKIFFYDKSNGTFEIKNDFFEYIDQNSDLINEIKLRITYRIKDYFKRKYEF, via the coding sequence ATGAATTTAATAACGAATCAAAGCAAAAATATGTATCAAACTCTTTCTGAGTGCATCGGAAAAGCAAAAAAAATATATATTAATGTTTCTTTTATAAGAGATAGCGGGATAAAGCTGCTCATTAATGAACTGGAAAATGCAAAATCAAGGAATTGTGAAATAAAAATACTGACCAGCAATTACATGAATATTACCGAGCCAAATGCACTTTATAGGCTGAGTTCTCTTCAGAAAATTAAATTATTTAAAAATGACAATAACACTTCTTTTCATCCAAAGGCTTACATTTTTGAATACTCAGATACCGAAGGTGATGTATTTATTGGGTCTTCTAACGTATCTTATTCTGCTTTGGTTGATGGTGTAGAGTGGAATTATAATCTGAAAAAAACTGAAAATAAAAATTCTTTTGAACAAATAGTTGAACATTTTAAGGAGTTGTATGAAAAAAATAGCTTTGATTTAACTATTGAGTGGTTAAGAAAATATGAGAAGGAGTTTGTAAATAATCCTAATATTTCATTTGATATTTTACCATCTTCAAAAGTTCTAGAGCCAATTAAATTTCAGATACCAGCACTTTATGAACTTTCAGCAACTAGAGAAGAAGGTTTCAAAAAAGCAATGGTTATCGTTGCCACAGGATTAGGTAAGACTTTTTTATCGGCTTTTGATTCTCTTAATTTTAAAAAGATTTTATTTATAGCCCATAGAGAAGAAATTTTAATTCAAGCTATGGAATCATTTCAAAACGTACATTCGAAAGAAAAAGCATACGGTTTTTTCAAGGGTGATACAAAAGATAAGGATAAAGATATTATTTTTGCAAGTGTAAGCACCTTGGGTAAAAATGGATATTTAAATGAAAATTATTTTGATAAGGATTATTTTGACTATATTGTTGTAGATGAATTCCACCATGCAGATTCCCCGACATATAGAAAAATTATAGAGTATTTTGAACCTCAATTTTTACTTGGATTGACTGCTACCCCAGATAGAGCTGATAATGGAGATATTTATGAGTTATGTGACTACAATATTGCATATGAATGTAATTTGAAAACAGGTATTAATAATGGATGGCTTGTACCATTTGAATATTTTGGAATTTATGACGAGATAAAATATGATACGATTCCTTGGAGAAGTGGGAAGTATGATTTAAATATACTAGAAAATAGACTTATGGTTAAAGAGAGAGCTGAACAAATTTATGAAAAATATATTTTTTATAAAAACAAAAGAACTGTAGCTTTTTGTGCAAGTGTAAACCATTGTAAATTTATGAATAATTTTTTTAAAAATAAGAATATTAATTGTGATTTTATTGTAGGTGAAATTTCAAGTAAATCCAGGACTGAGATACTTGATAAATTTAAAAATGGTAAGTTAGATTTATTATTTGTTGTTGATGTATTTAATGAAGGTGTAGATATACCATCGATAGATACTGTGATGTTTTTGCGTCCTACAACATCATATACAATTTTTATTCAGCAATTGGGAAGAGGGTTAAGAACTTCCGAAAGTAAAACAAAGTTAAGAGTTTTAGATTTTGTAGGTAACTATAAAGGTGCTATATTAAAACCTTTATTTTTAAGTGGAGATTACAAACCTTCAGAAAAAGAATCCAAAATTATATCTCCGTTGGACGTGAATCTGCCTTCAGGATGTAGCGTGAATTTTGATTTGAAATATATTGACTATTTTAATAGTGTTAAGGAAAAATCTGAGCCACTGAAAGAAAAGTTAAAAAATGAATATTTTAGGATAAAATCTGAAATTGAAAAGAAGCCAACTATTTTAGATGTCTACACTCATGGGAATTATCCGATTAAAATATATTTAACAGAATTTAAAAGTTGGCTTAATTTTTTGAAGTATGTCGGAGACTTGTCTGACCAAGAGAAAAATTGGCTTGATAACAATATACATGATTTTTTAATGATGTTAGAAAAGACTAAAATGACTAAGTCTTATAAGATGCCAATTCTACTTAGTTTCATTTCTAATGATAAAATAGTAAAAAGCGTTTCCATTAAAGATTTAGAAAAAAACTTTAAAAGTTTTTATGATAATAGAATACATTTAAAAGATCTGAATAATAAAAATAATAAAAATTTAACCAATTGGTCTAGCAAAAAATTGAGAAGTCATATCTTAGGAAATCCAGTTAACGCTTTAATAAAAAGTTCAAGTAAAATATTTTTTTATGACAAATCTAATGGGACTTTTGAAATAAAAAATGATTTTTTTGAATATATAGATCAGAATTCTGATTTAATAAATGAAATTAAATTAAGGATTACTTATCGGATAAAGGACTATTTTAAAAGAAAATATGAGTTTTAG
- a CDS encoding histidine triad nucleotide-binding protein, translating to MATIFTKIINREIPADIVYEDENLIAFKDINPQAPIHILVVTKKEIPTINDISPEDRVLIGEAYLTLAKIAKDLGVAENGYRVITNCNSYGGQEVFHLHFHLLAGKPLGPMLSK from the coding sequence ATGGCTACAATTTTTACAAAAATAATCAATAGGGAGATACCTGCAGATATAGTTTATGAAGACGAAAATCTCATAGCCTTTAAAGACATTAATCCCCAGGCCCCTATACACATCCTTGTAGTGACAAAAAAAGAGATCCCCACTATAAACGATATAAGCCCTGAGGACCGTGTCCTAATAGGGGAGGCCTACCTTACCCTGGCCAAGATAGCAAAAGACCTCGGAGTAGCTGAAAATGGATATAGAGTGATCACAAACTGTAACAGCTATGGAGGACAAGAAGTTTTTCATCTGCATTTCCATCTTCTTGCGGGAAAACCTTTAGGACCAATGCTAAGCAAATAA